Within the Candidatus Sulfotelmatobacter sp. genome, the region AGCCCGCGGTCGACCGGCGGGGCGGCGAAACGGGTCGTCACGTCGCCCAGCGTCGGACCGCGACGCAGGATCGCCTCGCGGACCGCGTGCGAGCGGTCGGCGAAGTAGCGGTAGAACGTGCCGTACGCGACCCCCGCCTCGCGGGCGATCGTGCCGGCCGAGAGCGACTCGGCGTCGCGGTCGGCCAGCAAGCGGGTCACCGCGTCCAACAAGCGATCCCGGGAGCTGGGTCGCGGCGGGCGCGCCGGCAGGCCGGCGTCGGCGGGGTCGACGCGGCCGAGGTACGTCCAGCGGCCGCGCACGCGCCGGGTCACCGGGTCACGGAAGCTCTCGACGCGGTATCGATACGCCCGCCCGCTGACGCGCTTGATCACCTCGTAGGCCATCGCAGGGCCTCCTTCCAACAATGCTGGCAATTCTCTTAGACACGCGGTACGCCGCCTTCTTGCATTGGCAGGGAGGGTTGCCCGAGATTTTACGAGAGCAGGCCCCTGCGGAAGGCTGTCACGGCGGCATGAGCCCGGTCTGAGGCGGACAGCTTCTCGAGGATGTCCCGGACATGGCCCTTGACCGTCCCCAGGCCGAGGTGCAGCCGTTCGGCGATCTCGGCGTTGCCCACGCCGTCGGCGATCAGCCGGAGCACGTCGAGCTCGCGCGGCGTCAGCGGCGAGCTGGTCGCCGGCACCGCCTGCGGGCTGAACCGTCGCAGGACGACGTGCGCGATGCGTGGGTCGAAGTACGCGCCGCCGGCGGCGACGGCGCGCGCCGCGTCGACGACGATGGCGGCGTCGGACGATTTGACGCAGTACGCGTCGGCGCCCGCGGCCAGCGCGGCCAAGACTTCATCGTCGAGCTCGTGCATCGTCACGACGACGACGCCGACCGGATGCGCGCCGGCTTTGACGTCGCGCGTGACGTCGAGTCCGTCCTTGCCGGGCAGGCCGATGTCGACGATCGCGACGTCGGGGAGCTCGCGCAGAATGGCCGCTTCACCGGCGATTCCGTCGCCGGCTTCGGCGACGACGTCGAAGCCGGCCGCTTCGAGCGCGGCGCGCAAACCGGCGCGCGTCAGCGCGTGGTCTTCGACCAGGACCACGCGCACCGCCGCGCTCACGCCTGCACCGGGAGCGCGATGGTGAAGATGCTTCCGTGCGGCGTGCGCGGTTGGTAGAAAGCGTTGCCGTTCGACTCTTCGGCGACGCGCCGCACGATGTAGAGTCCCAGCCCCGAGCCCGCGCCGCGCCGGTTCTGTCCGCCGGCGAAGCGTTCGAACAGCGTCGCGCGCGCGTCGGGTGCCACCCCCGGACCGTCGTCGGCGACGGCGATCTCGACCGTCTTCCCGCTCCCGTGCACGCCGACGTCGACGATGCCGCCGCCCGGCGTGTGCTCGAGCGCGTTGGCGATCAGGTTCGTGACCGCGCGGCGCAGGTCGCCGCGGTCGCCCGCCACCTGCACGCCGTCGCGCGCGTCGACGTGCAGCGCGACCGCGCGCGCGGCCGCGATCGGTGCCAGCTCGCCGGTCACCTCGCGCACGAGGCCGCCGACGTCGATGCGTTCGCGGCGCGGCGTACGCTCGCCCGACTCGAAGCGCGCCACCAGCAGCAGCGTCTCGGCCAAGCGCTGCAGCTCGTCGGTCGCGACCAGACTGCGGTCCAGGATCTCGCCGTATTGCGGCGGCATCGGCCCATAGAGTCCCTCCTTCGCTTGGCGGAACGTGAGGCCGAGCGCCGAGAGCGGCGTGCGCAGATCGTGCGAGAGCGCGTACACCAGATCGCGAATGACGCCGCTGCGTTCGGCCAACGCTTCGTTGCGCTCGGCGAGCTGCGCGAACAGACGCGCTTGGCCCAGCGCCGCGGTCGCGCTGCGCGCGTAGGCGCGCGCCAGCGTGCGCGCGTTCTCGTCGAACGCGTCGGCGGTCCACGCGTCGACTAGCAGCACGCCCAGCGCCGTGCCGCGGTCGGCCAGCGGGATCGCCATCGCCGCGCCCGCGCCGATGTCGTCGAGCACCAGTCCGCCGACCGGATCGCCGTGGGCGACGACCAGCACGTCGTCGAGGTCGAGCGCGCGCCGCGCCAGCGAGCTCAGACCCGGCCCGGCGCCCTCGGCGACGACGACGTCGTCGCCGTCCCGCTGCGCGAACAGCACCGGGCCGCGATCGGCCGGCAGCCAGCGCGCGTGCTCGGCGTCGAACAGCGCGGGCGCTTCACGCACGACCGCGCGCGCGACCAGGTCGTACGAGAGCGAGCTGCGCAGACGGTCGACCGCGGCGCCGAGCTGCCCTTCGCGTCGCGCCCGCGCCTCTTGCGCCGCCAGCCGTCCGAACGTTCGCGCGCGTTCTTGCAGCGTCGTGCCGAGCCAGCCGACCAGCACGATCGAGAGCGCCGCCAAGAAGCGGTCGCCGACGCCGATCGGATCGAAGTGACCGGCCTGCACGCCGTTGATCCAGGCGGCCACCACGTTCGCGATCAGCGCGACGACGACCAGCGAGGTCGTCAAGGCGCGGCTACCCGCGAACGCGGAGAGCACGATCGGG harbors:
- a CDS encoding TetR/AcrR family transcriptional regulator; its protein translation is MAYEVIKRVSGRAYRYRVESFRDPVTRRVRGRWTYLGRVDPADAGLPARPPRPSSRDRLLDAVTRLLADRDAESLSAGTIAREAGVAYGTFYRYFADRSHAVREAILRRGPTLGDVTTRFAAPPVDRGLERERVAAWIRDVAADALSHRGLVRAWYVFSNADETVAKARSKAVDAAVDDVAHYLEALQHSGIATLSSARFAAYALVAIVVALARDAAIEGNVADGTLDGLVGLAIDLCGLG
- a CDS encoding HAMP domain-containing sensor histidine kinase, with the protein product MRARWIPVLSFAMLAVAFVLDAKTPQTLVVAILLNIPIVLSAFAGSRALTTSLVVVALIANVVAAWINGVQAGHFDPIGVGDRFLAALSIVLVGWLGTTLQERARTFGRLAAQEARARREGQLGAAVDRLRSSLSYDLVARAVVREAPALFDAEHARWLPADRGPVLFAQRDGDDVVVAEGAGPGLSSLARRALDLDDVLVVAHGDPVGGLVLDDIGAGAAMAIPLADRGTALGVLLVDAWTADAFDENARTLARAYARSATAALGQARLFAQLAERNEALAERSGVIRDLVYALSHDLRTPLSALGLTFRQAKEGLYGPMPPQYGEILDRSLVATDELQRLAETLLLVARFESGERTPRRERIDVGGLVREVTGELAPIAAARAVALHVDARDGVQVAGDRGDLRRAVTNLIANALEHTPGGGIVDVGVHGSGKTVEIAVADDGPGVAPDARATLFERFAGGQNRRGAGSGLGLYIVRRVAEESNGNAFYQPRTPHGSIFTIALPVQA
- a CDS encoding response regulator transcription factor, which gives rise to MSAAVRVVLVEDHALTRAGLRAALEAAGFDVVAEAGDGIAGEAAILRELPDVAIVDIGLPGKDGLDVTRDVKAGAHPVGVVVVTMHELDDEVLAALAAGADAYCVKSSDAAIVVDAARAVAAGGAYFDPRIAHVVLRRFSPQAVPATSSPLTPRELDVLRLIADGVGNAEIAERLHLGLGTVKGHVRDILEKLSASDRAHAAVTAFRRGLLS